ccccaaacatCCGACTGCATTTTCCAACTGAAATGGAAAATGACTACCGAAATTGCATTGTACATCCAGAATAAACCTAAGAAAACATGATCCCaagcagatacttgacatgttccCCCTCGGCCAGGCCCATCGCAAGGAAAGCGAAAACCTAGATTTGCTTTATCGGGTATCAAACGGGAACTCCGAGCAAATAAAACACCTTTCAAAAGTATTAATACAGTCACATGTATGGTAAATGCATGAATGTGATGGACTAAAAAATCTGCGGTTCCTAATGGAATCGGTAACAAAGCCACTTTGCCACCTACTGCTACTAACTCGCCGCCTCCCCACGttaagctagtacttgttgttgcACCAGGAGCTGTTACGCCAGGCGCAGTAGCATGGATATTTTGTACCCATTGAGCAAAGATAGGTTGTAATTGTATGGCGGTATCCGAAAACATATCTTGTGGACGGCCTAAAGCACTCATGGTATCATTATGAATGTACAAGCCAAAACTGTGAAAACCTAGAAATATACATACCCAGTTAAGGTGGGATATGATTGCATCGCGGTGTCTAAGGACGCGATCTAATAGATCGTTGTATCGAGTAGTTGGATCATAGTCTCTTACCATAAAAATTGCTGCATGTGCAGCAGCACCGACTATTAGAAATCCGCCAATCCACATGTGGTGTGTGAACAAGGAAAGTTGTGTACCATAGTCAGTAGCTAGGTATGGATAGGGAGGCATAGAATACATATGATGAGCTACAACAATGGTTGTAGAGCCTAGCATAGCTAGGTTAAGAGATAATTGAGCATGCCATGACGTTGTTAAGATTTCATAAAGACCCTTATGGCCTTGTCCTGTAAATGGGCCCTTGTGAGCCTCCAAAATATCTTTAAGTCCATGGCCAATACCCCAGTTGGTCCTATACATATGACCTGCGATTAGGAAAAGAATAGCAATAGCTAAATGATGGTGTGCAATATCGGTCAGCCAGAGACCACCGGTTACTGGATCTAGTCCTCCACGAAAAGTCAGAAATTCTGCGTATTTGGACCAATTTAAAGTGAAAAAAGGGGTTGCTCCTTCGGCAAAACTAGGATAAAGTTGAGCCAAAAGGTCCCGATTCAAGATAAATTCATGAGGAAGTGGTATCTCTTTAGGATCCACCCCAGCGTCAAGAAATTGGTTAATTGGTAAAGATACATGAATTTGGTGTCCCGCCCAAGAAAGAGACCCAAGTCCTAATAATCCCGCTAAGTGGTGATTCAACATGGATTCTACATCTTGGAACCAGGCCAATTTGGGAGCGGCTTTGTGATAATGGAACCAACCAGCAAAAAGCATTAACGCTGCAAAAACCAATGCACCAATTGCAGTACAATAGAGTTGTAATTCACTAGTTATTCCAGATGCTCGCCAAAGCTGAAAAAAACCAGAGGTTATTTGGATTCCTCGGAAACCCCCACCTACATCACCATTCAATATTTCTTGCCCTACTATAGGCCAAACTACCTGAGCACTGGGTCCAATGTGAGTAGGATCACTTAGCCATGCTTCATAATTGGAAAAACGGGCACCATGAAAGTACATGCCACTCAACCAAAGAAAGATAATGGAAAGTTGCCCGAAATGAGCACTAAAAACTTTTCTAGAAATCTCCTCCAAATCACCAGTATGACTATCGAAATCGTGAGCATCAGCATGTAGGTTCCAGATCCAAGTGGTAGTATCAGGGCCCTTAGCTAGTGTTCTTGAGAAATGGCCGGGTCTCGCCCATTCCTCAAAAGATGTTTTTACAGGATCCCTATCCACAACAATTTTTACTTCTGGTTCCGGCGAACGAATAATCATTAACTCCTCCTCTTTCCGGACAAGACATACAAAGAGACCCGCCAACTGTCTTTTTTTTTAGTGAATCTTTGAAAGATAGATTTTGAAAGATAGATTTTGAAAGATAGATATTGTGATTAGTTCTTTTCTTTACTATACTACCACCCTTCTTTTTTTTTAGTTATTCACTGGAGCAATTATATATTAAAGTCAATCCGAGGCAAGTGTTCGGATCTATTATGACATAAAGGTTAGGTGCCTAACGGACATTGTTTATCTTGAAAAAACAAATATTTCTCGGCgtaagaaaaaatcttttttattttaaatttaagaaACTAGTGTATTTTTTTTTAGGGCATAAGCTCCTATCTATATctactttccttgagcataatatagggttttttattttttatttgattctaAATTCCAAGATAACTCATTAGAATTATTAATAAGATGGTTCTAATATATTAGCAATATTTAGATTGGCCCCCTTTTTTTTATTCACTTTATTACTTCTATTCTAGACCCTATCCCTATGGTTTATTCTTATGAAATATCTTATAAAATAGAAGGTATAAGAAATGGATataatgaaattcttgattcgATCTTACGACCTAATTTATTTGATTAATGGATCAACAACCAAACCATCCATTTTAGGAAAAAAAAGGAGCATGGTCTTATTCAAATTCAAAGCGCTTCGTAATCTTCAACCAGTTTTGTGCTTCAATATAATTTCCCGGAGTAAGCGCTATAGCTTGTTTCCAATATTCAGCAGCTTGATCAAACCAAGCTTCCGCAATTTCCGAATCACCCTCTAGAATGGCCTGTTCTCCTCGGTCGGAATAGGCAGTTCCTTCCCTTAGAACCGTACTTGAGAGTTTCCTACCTCATACGGCTCAGAAATTGCTATCTTAATTTCCCCTATCTTAACTGAATTCGATTTATCAAAAATCGATCCAATTTGTTCTTGTGTTAAGCAGAAGAAATTAATTACCTAAGTTTCAAACCCTAATTTTTCTCAATAATTAGTTTGATCTTTTTTCCCACCTTCAGAAGAATGAAGCATAGATAGATATAGAGCCTTCGTTCAAATTTTCTGAAAGgtaactatcccggtttcatatatGAAATCTCTATAGAATCCTTGAAAAAGACTTTTTTccataagaaagaaaaaagaacttACTATCTTTGGGATCTGATACTACACCGCTGCTTAATCCCTTAGTGGATCGGCTCTATTACATAAGCGGATTCCTAAATTTTGCCCCATATCATGGGATAAGTAAGCAGTTTTTTTTAGTTGTATCGACCCAGTCGCTCACTAATTGATCTTTACGGTGCTTTCTCTATCAATTTGAGAAACTTTATCCATAGAGTAGTAGTATAGGCCATACTTTCTTCGTTTTTTGATTCTCGTGAAGTGTCCTTCCTTCCTACAGCTGATAGGGAAAAATCGTTGTTTTTACGATCCCTATGTAGAAAGCCCTTTTTTCCAGTATTTACTAGAAAATTTGatcctctctttttttgtctttCTATAGTGGAGATAGTCGCACGTAATGACAGATCACGGCCATATTATTAAAAGCTTGCGGTAAGAAGGGGTTTCGTTCTAGTGCCCGGAAATAATATTCCAAAGCCTTTGTATGCTCTCCATTGCTTGTGTGTATAAGGCCTATGTTATAGAGTATATAACTTCGATCATAGGGATCGATTTCTAGTCGCGTAGCTTCATAATAATTTTGCAAAGCTTCCGCATAATTTCCTTCGGATTGAGCCAACATCCGTTACGGTCGTTCATTCTATTCAAAAAATCTCCGTTCCAAAACCGTACATGAGGTTTTCATCTCATACGGCTCCTCCCTTCTGTACATAATAGTACTAAGCGAAATAATCTTAATCTATAGAATCAAAATAGAATTAGTCCCGTCTCATTATGAACCGAAAGGGGCTGGTATTTTTCCAAGAAATCTCTAGCCAACCTTCCCACAAGAGGTTTTTCTTAACAccaatgaattctattaatgctaGAGGAAAACGATAGCTCCAATAATTTCTTTGTTCTCAACGCCTCCTATTTAGAGGAATTAGCTACTTCAACGATCTTTGATGGTTATAGGGGTATCCAAAGTACAAACCTGATGGTTGTTTGTTATCCCAACCATTCTTCCCAGCCCTGATACCGATCAGGAAAGGGGTAATTTCTACCAAAGTTTTTCTCTTGTTGATTCCTATTTCTAGGTGTAGTGCTTTTCTCCCCTATGCTGCCTACGGATACTAATAGAGTGGCCTGTAATCCATACCATACCATATCCTGTAGGTGTAACCTTTCGCTCAATACTCAAATCTACAATTGAAGTATCTGAAGCCGCATCAATCGAGGATACACGACGGAAGGAATTGTTAGTTCGCCTCACCTTCCCGAAGCGTGGGTTTGCTTGCTTTACAAATTTGGTTCTCTCTATGCCAACCCCTTTTCTTTTTCCTAAGACTGAGGTATAGGTAGGtctaaaaaaaagcaaaaaaaaaaagagtcaAATCGCACCATCTCTATAATAAGTAAATGCCTTTTTTTCTCCTGAGGTTGTCGGAATTATTCGCAATAAAATATTGGCTATAATTGAGAAGGTCTTATCAATGAAATTTCCATTTACACGGGATCTAGGCATAATTCCCAAGCCATTCTAtatagaattgttttcattcctTCACAAAATAACATAAAAACAAACACATTCGATTCTTATAATTATAAATAGATTGATCCATATGCTCTAAATCCATATGTTTTAAATGGATAAGAGAGATATGGATTTTCCGCTCAGCTCAAATTGTATCCTTTTCCTTctgcttggacacgaagagatatgCAATATTTGACTAAGACTGGATTTCATTCCACTTTCCTATTTCTGAACAACAACTTATGTCATCAACTATTTCGTGTTTTCAAAGTTATTAATTGTCTCATACTCTATTTTTGATTTCAATGGTGTAGCGTATCTTATGCAAACGGAATTCTAAGGtttctttattttattatgcAATAAGAAGAATTCTTGCATTCTCTTTTTCTTTAGTTGCGGGAAAACCTAAATTAAAACTTTTATTTTATAGCGAGCGCAATTTCTAGTAAAAAATCCTGTATCCTTCCACCTAGATCAAAAGGAATTTTTCCAATAGAACTAGGGAACCCCCGAGCGGTTGCGGTTGTACCTGTACTGCAGGAATAAGAAAACTCGCTATTCACTCAGTTTATTTTCCATAATAAGTTATGTAGGAAAGATGGCCGAGCGGTTCAAGGCGTAGCATTGGAACTGCTATGTAGACTTTTGTTTaccgagggttcgaatccctctctttccgtttttctTAATTCATCAACGTTAAGGATCACAATGTATCAAATCAAATAGCAATTTATTCCAGTAATAATATCTTATATTatcttatttttatttaatagaaaTTAAAAATTCTCTATAGCAAATTACTGTGGTATGTAAACATAGAGGAAAAAAGCAAAAAGGATCCTAATCCTAGGGTTAATCAATTTTAGCTAGTTGATGGGAAAATACGAATTAATGGTAATGGTCTTAGGGCTATTTAGTTCGGGGAAAGGGGAAGGGGAAGAAAATTCTATGAACCTTTCCTTTTTTCATTAAGTTCAAGTCTGACGAGAGTAATATTCTACAACTAACAACTCATTTATTTTGAGACCGACCCACTTCCTATCTAGGATTTTATTTACTAGTCCTTTATATTCCAATGTGTCAATCGTCAAATGGCTTGGCAATTTCCCCGGGTCCGATGAAGCAATATAATTTTGAACCAGACCTTTTGATCTTTGGTTATCTTTCGTAGTAATAATATCTCGGGGTTTGCAACGAAAACTTGGTATATTGACTATACGGCCAttaactaaaatatgtctatggttGACTAATTGGCGGGCCCCAGGAATGGTTGAAGCCATACCCAATCGAAAAAGGATATTATCCAAACGCATTTCAAGTAATTGTAGTAAAACCTGGCCTGTTGACCTTTTTGCTTTTCCAGCGATATGTACATATCTAAGTAATTGTCGTTCTGTCAGACCATAATGAAAACGCAATTTCTGTTTTTCTTGAAGACGAATACGATATTGCTCCTTTTTCCCAgaattgaatttttttttaagATTACTTCCGGATTTAGGTGTTTTTCTAGTGAGTCCTGGTAAAGCTCCCAAACGGCGTATTTTTTTTAAACGAGGTCCTCGATAACGGGACATGAAGACTCCTTTTTTTTATTGAAATTTCATTTTACACAATTAATTTCATTGTATTTACATTACAGAATACATCGAAATTAAAACTGAATTAAACTACAGGATAAACAGAGTAAAATCAACTAAAGTaccacaaaaaatggaatttcatcaaaatctgtattttttgtattttttgtatatatattatttattttattgttttgtaTCTAGCAAAATAGTAAGGTAAAAAACATAAAAGATCCTGGATTCTCCATTTAATTCGGAAAAAAAGAGATTCTTGTTCGTAGAACATCGATAGAGAAAAAAAAAGCCGACTATCGGATTTGAACCGATGACCCTCGCATTACAAATGCGATGCTCTAACCTCTGAGCTAAGTGGGCTTACATAACGGAAATAGTGTAACAAATAGAAATAGGTATAGTATAGGAAATCCGTAAAATCTCAGATATTAGTTATTACTCTTAGCTATTAACTAGTTCTAAATTTGAAGTTCtacttataaaaaaatactaaataaaaaaatactaaaacttcttaaAGATAAAGTTAGCTTGATATGCTTAACTATAGgatatttaaaaagaaaattaTAGACTTTATGGGTATTTTCATTCGATCATTATAGACTTTATTATTTGTTAATAATTTGAGGATTAATATTTCACTAAGGGGAACATAAAGTCAGAGTAAATAAAATTGATAATTCTGATtagaaaaaaagaataaatatCCAGCGTTATAGTATAATTTCGAATACTATAAAAAAGTAAGACGGGAGGTGGGGGAGATAAAAAGTTTTGGATATATTGATTCGGATTGAATTGCAAATACATCAAGGATAGAATCAATGTAATTCAGAATTGCAATAAGCAAGCGGGGTCTCTCAAATAGAGTCGAACTGAACTGCTAGACTACGTTGAGTGATGAACTCAatgattcaaaaaaaaaactaagaGATGGATGAAATTACACAAGGAATCCTGGTCTCAAAGAAGAGGGAAGTGGGGATATGGCGAAATCGGTAGACGCTACGGACTTGATTGTATTGAGCCTTGGTATGGAAACCTGCTAAGTGGTAACTTCCAAATTCAGAGAAACCCTGGAATTAAAAAAGGGCAATCCTGAGCCAAATCCGTGTTTTGAGAAGGGATTCTCGAACTAGAATACAAAGGAAAAGGATAGGTGCAGAGACTCAATGGAAGCTGTTCTAACGAATCGAGTTAATTACGTTGTGTTGTTAGTGGAATTCCTTCTAATTCTAAATTAGAGAAAGAGGGGTTTTATACTTTATACATTTAATAAACACGTATAGATACTGACATAGCAAACGATTAATCACAGAACTCATATTATAATATAGGTTCTTTatcttttttaaaatttcaaaataaaattcgaaatgattatgaaataaaaaactcatatcataattttattttgaattattgTGAATCCACTCCATTCGAATATTGAATAATCAAATTCttcaattcaaattcaaagttttgaGAACTTTTAAAAAGAAAGTGGATTAATCGGACGAGGACAAAGAGAGAGTCCCATTCTACATGTCAATACTGACAACAATGAAATTTCTAGTAAAAGGAAAATCCGTCGACTTTTTAAGTTGTGAGGGTTCAAGTCCCTCTATCCCCaaatcctctttttttttctttttatcaatGGGTTTAAGATTCATTAGCTTTCTCATTCTACTCTTTCACAAAGGAAAGGAATGCGAAGAGAACTCAATGGATCTTATCCTATTCATTGAATAGATTTCTTTTTTATTAGAGTATCGGCAAGAAATCTTGGTTATTCACTCTATTTTTAAGTATTATTTAAGTAAACCATGCACAATGCATAGGGCTACCCCCCCcctttcaaattttgaatttgaaataCTTTAATTGATTTTTTAGTCCTTTTAATTGACATAGATACAAATACTCTACTAGGATGATGCACAAGAAAAGGTCAGGatagctcagttggtagagcaGAGGACTGAAAATCCTCGTGTCACCAGTTCAAATCTGGTTCCtggcagagaaaaaaaaagatCCACCGAATAGGTATTGATCCAAATACCTCGAGATGGATTGTGATACATATTTATTAATAATATATAATATAGATAGAGTATGATTTATTCATCTAAGTGGATAAATCTATAATATAAATATAGAGGCACTTCTTTTTAGAGAAGTTTTAAAATATACCCTTTCTTTATGATAAGGAAGGGGGTGAGATTAGGTTCCCCTTTATTTTTTTGCGTTTCTTTATTTTGTATTCCACTATTCCGACGAATATTTTTTTAGTCTTGCTTATCTTTatcttatcttattttcctagtTGTGCTAAGTCATGTGCGCGATACAAAGTTCCTGGTAGAGAACTTCTTTGAGTCATCCTATTTTTCTGTTCATATGAAGGAAATTAATATGTGATTttcaaaataggggaatccaaatGAAACCCTTTTTTGGCTCAGTCTATCTGGAATGCTTTTGTATaataggaattaattataaataggTATTCCGTTTCATCTAGGAAAAGAACCTAAAAATATTCCTTGACTTGAATAAAATCTGGAGTTGTGTTGTATAAGTGAGCACGAATTTCTTATCATTCAATGAGCATCTTGTATTTCATAAAAATTGGGGGTTATATAGTCCTTACGTAAGGGCCAGCCTATCCAACTTTCAGGCATTAGGATACGTTTAAGGCGCGGATGATTATCATAAGAGATTCCCACCATATCATAAGATTCGCGTTCTTGAAAATCGGCACTTCTCCAAATCCAGAAGACAGACGGAATTCTAGGATTATCCTTTTGGGCAAAGACTTTTATGCAGACTTCTTCTGGATTATCTATACCGTATTGTATTCTTGTAAGATGATACACGCTAGCTAAAGATCCACCGGGTGCTACATCATAAGCACATTGGGAGCGTAAATAATTATAACCATATACATATAAAATGACAGCAATGGAATCCCAATCCCCTGCTTTTATTTGTAAAGTCTCTATTCCTCGGTGATCAAAGCCCAAAGATCTATGAACCACCTCATGTTTGACTAGCCAATTAGATAACCAACCCTGCTGCATTGTCTTCATCTCTCCCTCTTTGTATAAATATTTCCCAtttcggatgcaagtttgaaagattgctctgctttttctttttctacacAAAAGAGCCCCCCCCTCCTAATTCACTAATTTGTAGGAAGGTACTGGACTTTTggattttaaaaaagtttcagaaGATATATCTAATGTCGATGGTGATTGATAGAGCAATTCTTGCTCATAAGTTCCTGTATGAGTACTGCGCCTAACATAAAGCTTGTGACTGGTAGTAAaacatctttttttattttgagatAGAGTTCGATCCTCAACTATTTCTCGCGATATCTTCTTACGAAGTTTTGTTAGGGCATCTATAACTGCCTCCGGTTTAGGAGGGCAGCCCGGCAAGTAGACATCCACAGGAATTAACTTATCAACTCCCCGAACAGTACTATAGGAATCCGTACTGAACATTCCCCCTGTAATAGTACAGGCTCCCATAGCAATGACGTATTTTGGTTCAGGCATTTGCTCGTATAATCTCACTAAAGACGGAGCCATTTTCATTGTTACCGTACCGGCTGTTAAAATTAGGTCTGCTTGCCTAGGACTTGATCTTGGTACCAATCCATAACGATCAAAATCGAATCGTGAACCTATTAAtgaagcaaattcaatgaaacAACAACTGGTACCGTATAGAAGGGGCCATAAACTGGAGAGTCTTGACCAATTCGAAAGATCATTTAGTGTAGTTGAAATAACAGAATTGGAACTTGTTTGGTCAAGTAAGGGAAACTCAATCAAATTCATAACTGTCTCAATAGaatcttttccttctttttttttgtctAAATATTCAGTTAAGACCATTCCAAGGCTCCTTTTCGCCATGCATAAACTAAACCGACAACTAAGATAAGCACGAAAATCAAAGCTTCGATAAAAACGGATACACCCAATACGTCGAAACTCATTGCCCAAGGGTATAGAAAGACGGTttccacatcaaaaacaacaaaaacgagcGCAAACATATAATAGCGTATTCGGAATTGTACCCAAGCCCCTCCCATGGGTTCTATACCCGATTCATAACTAGAAAGCTTCTCTGGTCCTTCACTAACCGGGGCTAAAAGCCCTGAAATCGAAAATGCCAAAATAGGAATAAGGCTTGCTATTATTAGAAATGTCCAAAAAATATCATATTCGTGAAGCAGAAACATAATGTACTCCCATTAATGTGGAATAGGCGGAACTTAAATTAGTCAATTCAATTCAGCATTGTCAATTTATCCAgaacttctctcttttcctcggtGAAACAAGAATCTTTTTTGTTCAAACAAAAGCGCTTAGTTTAGCCTTTGTTTCCTCTGTGCTGCATCTTCTTTAAAGATTCATCCAATGGAATCCCAACTCCCTTTCTTTTGGATTTCCATTCTATTTAGATATGGTGTATGTAGATCTaattcttatataaagaaaacttTATCGTTTCACTTTGTCTCGCTTTCTCTAGAATCTCTATAAAAAAAGAATAGCTCTATCCTTTATTTACTATTTAATAATAATAAGAGACTATTAAATAAAAATGAGAATACtactaattagaataattagaaccTAATTAAGATAGTAG
The Hordeum vulgare subsp. vulgare unplaced genomic scaffold, MorexV3_pseudomolecules_assembly, whole genome shotgun sequence genome window above contains:
- the LOC123421961 gene encoding photosystem I P700 chlorophyll a apoprotein A1; its protein translation is MIIRSPEPEVKIVVDRDPVKTSFEEWARPGHFSRTLAKGPDTTTWIWNLHADAHDFDSHTGDLEEISRKVFSAHFGQLSIIFLWLSGMYFHGARFSNYEAWLSDPTHIGPSAQVVWPIVGQEILNGDVGGGFRGIQITSGFFQLWRASGITSELQLYCTAIGALVFAALMLFAGWFHYHKAAPKLAWFQDVESMLNHHLAGLLGLGSLSWAGHQIHVSLPINQFLDAGVDPKEIPLPHEFILNRDLLAQLYPSFAEGATPFFTLNWSKYAEFLTFRGGLDPVTGGLWLTDIAHHHLAIAILFLIAGHMYRTNWGIGHGLKDILEAHKGPFTGQGHKGLYEILTTSWHAQLSLNLAMLGSTTIVVAHHMYSMPPYPYLATDYGTQLSLFTHHMWIGGFLIVGAAAHAAIFMVRDYDPTTRYNDLLDRVLRHRDAIISHLNWVCIFLGFHSFGLYIHNDTMSALGRPQDMFSDTAIQLQPIFAQWVQNIHATAPGVTAPGATTSTSLTWGGGELVAVGGKVALLPIPLGTADFLVHHIHAFTIHVTVLILLKGVLFARSSRLIPDKANLGFRFPCDGPGRGGTCQVSAWDHVFLGLFWMYNAISVVIFHFSWKMQSDVWGTISDQGVVTHITGGNFAQSSITINGWLRDFLWAQASQVIQSYGSSLSAYGLFFLGAHFVWAFSLMFLFSGRGYWQELIESIVWAHNKLKVAPATQPRALSIIQGRAVGVTHYLLGGIATTWAFFLARIIAVG
- the LOC123421969 gene encoding photosystem I assembly protein Ycf3, with translation MPRSRVNGNFIDKTFSIIANILLRIIPTTSGEKKAFTYYRDGMLAQSEGNYAEALQNYYEATRLEIDPYDRSYILYNIGLIHTSNGEHTKALEYYFRALERNPFLPQAFNNMAVICHYRGEQAILEGDSEIAEAWFDQAAEYWKQAIALTPGNYIEAQNWLKITKRFEFE